From the genome of Phlebotomus papatasi isolate M1 chromosome 2, Ppap_2.1, whole genome shotgun sequence:
TATTTGATGATCTGTGATTAATCTCCAGGGCTGACTTGAGAAGATCTACTTTTGAAGCACTTCCTCCACTCTTTGTCGTCTTCACAAATTCAATATTGTAGCTACTGCGACGATGAGACAGGGAATCCGGGAGATCTACCTTTGATCCCCGGGGCAAAGATGTCAGGCTTCCAATCTGATTGAACTTGATCATCAGCGACAGACGCTCCTGGGACATAGTTGTACCCTGATCCTTAGTTTTGGGCTCTGTAAGTTTTTCATTCTCGCCATTTTCCTCGCATTTGAGATTCTCCTTGAACTGTGCCTCTTGGTCGAACTTCCGCAACCATATCAAGTGCAGAAGGCCATAAATTATTCCTCCGACAACAGCACACAGTCCCATGTAACGGAAGGCATCTCGAGTGCCAACATGACCAATCAGGAGACCCCCAAAAAAGGATCCACTGCCTCTACCAAGGGAGAAATGAGCCATTCCCAGGACTCCAATGAGAGTGGCCAGGAGATTTTTGGGCGAAATTATGGCACAGTAAGTGGCAGCAGCTACCCACATCAAGTGACAAGATAGAGCTTCCATGGCCTCAAATGGGAAGCACCACCAGGCATTCCTGCATTACCCCaaaaaaaagccagtgataaacctagatcagcttatagaggtgcgattccttcattgcaaatttggattggggcaaactcgaacgatatttatacataaataatgcaaatttcgtttaaacctcatgtaacatattatcgttattaattaggaaaattggatgagaaatgcataaaagtgtctgaaaatcttcaaagtcgattatctcggaaactgtgagagatagaggcctcaagcTTTACATTCCTTGAGAACCTCTATCAGCGACCTGAGAAAATCGCGCCCCGGGAAAATCCGCGAAAGAATTCGCGCCCcgtgaaaattcgcgaaaaaattcgcgccccgcgaaaattctcgaaaaaatacgcgacccgcgaaaatccgcgaaaaattcgtgccccgtaaaaatcagggaaaaaattcgcgccacgcaaaattttgcgaaaaataCGCGCACCGCGAAAATTCGCGTCCCGCGAAAATTctcgaaaaaatacgcgacccgcgaaaatccgcgagaagATTTGCGCCCCGCGCTTTACTCGCTTACTCCTTGTTAGGTCACTCCTCATACCAGTGATAACTTATGGTGCAGAGCTATTCTTTGCAGCCGACTGTGAGACACTAAGACGCTTGACAGTAACCTTTAATAACTGCGTTAGATATGTTTGTGGGCTGCGCGCTCGTGATCATATCTCTAGGCATCGTAATATTTTGGTGGGTTGTGATCTCCCATCACTCCTCCGTCAGAGAGCGGTTTCATTTCTCTTTCGCTTGATTATTTCAGGAGGGCCGCGTTacttggcctcaattctgattCCTGGGGCCTCGGCTAGGGTGCGGGGACTCTTGGTGCCGAGAGCTCACTCTAACCAGCTATCGCGAACAATTTTTGTTGAGGGAGTTGTCTTGTTCAACTCCCTTCCCTTGCATGCCAGATCCTCACTGGCTGGCATTGCTAGATTCTACCAGATCGAGTAGGGCTAATCTtggatttctgatttttttgccTATTATTTTATGTCTTTGCTTGTAACTTTCCTTTTATTCTTCTAATCAAAAtatgtaagaggggcggaccctatcagttttgcttaaaataaataataataataataataataaaaattcgtgccccgtaaaaatcagcgaaaaaatttgcgccccgcgaaaatcagcgaaaaaaatcgcgccccgcgaaaattcgcgaaacaATTTGCGACCCGCGAAACTGCGAAAAATTTcatgccccgcgaaaatccgcgaaaaaattcgcgcctcgtgaagatccgcgaaagacatcgcggatcgtgaattgtatatgccaatgccaccttacaaatcttcgaatataaggtaaagtaccccctagtcggccggttcctcaactcggccagttgaataatttaaccaattttttaacgttttatagtcaatttctatgaaattttcactgatttacgttatatatagtataatacaccttataatgttaaaccggtaagaccatattataacaaatctaagtaaattgaataaatagtcgcactggccgagttgagaaaccggccgactacagggtactttaccttagacTCACTATGTagaaagggagagtgagagaaaggAAGAGTGCTATATAATATGGGgaaagcttgtccgacgccgcttctcccgctttttttcccgcctgacggtaatagcaaattttcttaaaattgaaatctttaaagtgaaatatctcgagaaccgttCGATGAATgtcctaatattttttttttaaattggtctaaattttctggactaaacataaaaaattcaaaatcgcatacctagatttcgagataaactacaaaacgtgatttttaacccgTTTAGatccaatttttcaaaaaactaatagcgcagaaatcgtcgtacacgcgcgttgatatatttttaaaaaaaaatataaagatataagagatgataataaaattcaattcaattcaattcaatatctctatccaaaccagagatattgcgtactacggacggccggacggcagccggacccgaaattgccggcttatgattttcggcatcagggatgttcaaaacatataccctgtgaatttcagctcgctctgagcactttgagaaaatccgaggattacaataggtgtgattatgaaggaatcacacctaaatcattaaaattacAGAATAAGGATTTCTCCAACTTCTCCACTTACTCAATGAAAGAATACCCAACGAGACGACAGGCATGTGAGAAGAATGCCACAATAATGAGATTTACATGTCCAAcacattttgtaattttttctgcTCCATACAGGAATGGAATACTGCTCACGGTTCCCACCGTAATGGTGATTCCTGCGAATGAACCCCTTTCATGTTAGTCCCAATATAGAAAAATTCCTCTGGACATCTAGAATTTTGTCACTTACCCAGAAGATAATTTGGAGCACCGAGTTCCTTGAGGTATAGAAAGAGGAAACTCTCAATAAAGCCCCAGTAGTTACCGAGCATGAAcaggaaaatgatgaaaatcatAACATGTGGTAATTTGAGAAGATTCCACAAATCCCGGAATACATTATCCGCTGGAAGTTTCTCGCCTAGGGGCATGAGGAGTACGGTGACTGTGGAGATAATTAGTAGAAGATCATAGGTGTAAAATGCAGCAGAATAATCAGTATATCCCAATCCGCGGGAAGTGTAGTCAATCAAGACGCCAGTTATGGGGGAGAAAATAGCCATTCCAATGCTAGAGAAGAGTCTCTCACGTCCGAAATCTCCACCATACTTCTCAATCATAGTCAGTGCGATTGGGTCCATGATGGTAACTCCGGCTGAAAGCATAGTTGTAGCCAGGAAGCGCAGCAGGAAGTAAATCCAGAAGATTTTATCATCGCTCTCCTTGTAATCGGGTGGGCAGATATCTGGCCCTCCATGACGGAAACTACATTTCTGAACCATACAATCAGCCGCTAATTCACTGAGACGCAAATTGTAGGTGCTGGACATGTTAGAATCTATCACCAAACCACCACAGCGGAGATCTTCTTCCTCAAGTGCCGTAACATTTACCCCAGAATCCCAGAGGAGCTTCTCTCCAAAACGTTGCTTGAAACCAGTAATAGTATCATTGTCATCCTGTTCCACTTCCATACCCAACTGCTCAATGGGATCTCCAAGATCGGGATGCATGTCGAGAAGGAAGAAAGCTGAGCTATCACGAGTAGACCAGTCTTCCTCTAATTCCACCAGGGTATCATTGATGTTTTCAGTGGAGGATAAGGGtgctataaataaaaatttatatcaatAATCCTGAAAAATTCTTGAGCTTCTAAGCAGAattcctacacagtaaaaaaattaacactattattgttgaatttcacaaaaattgttgaattctgtttattttcatttcatttcgaagattttgattttttgcctttttagacatttctaatgtttttttcctgtactcagGATCctcccctaatgcgaaatgattaaatctgatgctcggatcttcacgatatacttattatgcatataaatatttgatgttctatataacttttgcccaatgaaaagcatctcgactgaagtataagtcttaaatggaaattcaacaatttttacacaacttttgtttaaaaattcaacaacttctgtctcaaaattcaacaactttagttgaaatacacaaggcttcacactgtAACAgggtgaaaaattatgatcaaactataatagtgttaatttttgaccatgtgaccataaagttgtgtatttttcacACTGTATTattgtgaaaaactataatcatactatatagtggtaatttttagattttttcaacagttttaaatcacgattaaaaaatatttatgactataattgtgagaaattttacacagatcgcaattaaataattaatttatcccatttcacactattatagtattaaaattttaaacattttcaaatgaaacaacattgttgaaaatttttcaactataatagtggtaattttcaattacgtgacaataaattaccaaaatgttgtgaatTCACAACTAAAATgctcgattttgcactattataagggaagagcaccagcgatcggcagtgttcctcggatcgtcaggttaatgcCGTATCGTTGCTccgaataaaatgaatttttaaaaattattagctactttttaccatttaagtcTCATAAGAATACAGTGCTAATGCACTGATTAATAAATTAACTcagattaataaatattaataaatagattaataaatataaattaactcagatttaatttataaaacaaattttccctgagacacctgattaaatttctgacgatccgaggtacagaatgcaagtttgcaattacacatattttttattaatttattgaaaaaattaaaaattcaaaagcacagataaGGTCAAAGAGATCACTGatgtatcaattagcatacataaaaataacaaataatgttttgaggattatattttcaactaaatatgaagcatgtctcttaacattccgatccggggtactcttcccttagtagtaaaattttacacacttttttactgtgtatactAACTTGTGTACTGTGGCGTGGTGATATCTTCCGTACTAAGTACTGTGGAGGATTTCTGTGTGCTGGCTCCATTGGCTTTCTTCTTGCTGAGATGGAAGTTGAGATCATCAACGGGATCACCATCGTCTACGCGCAATGGGGAATTTGTGGGTCGTGGCAAAATTTCAATGCGTGGATTTTGCTCCAGAAGAACACAGTGATCCAGACACTGATCCACCACGATGTCAATCTCTTCTTCTTCCGGACACTCACGACTTGGACAAGGTGACCACCATACTTCGATGTTTCCGGTTTGGGGATGGCGCATGACATAGGCAGATGGCATGACTCCAGGAATCTCCTGCTGCGGGATTAGCATGAGGGAATGGTGGAAGATGGCATTCAGCAGGAGACTCATGACCACCACAGGCTTGTACTTGCCGAATTTGTCTACGAGGAATCCAGTGATGGGCGGACTAAGGAAGGTGGTGAATGGCAGAGCGAGATAAATTATCGCAATCTCTTCCACAGTTAAGCCGATACTCTGCATGTGAATCGTGAGATATGGCAGGAGGGATGAAGTGGCTGAGAAGAATCATCAGTAAACACATCAATCCGTTGCCTTGAGCACATATTTGCTTGCCTGAAGCTCTTCAGTGAACAGAGGCGGACACCAAAGGATTCAGACCCAAATTATTTCCCATTTTATAATCTCAAATCCTAACTCTGCCCTAAGGTCAATTTCCGCTTAATCTGGAGTTTGCAGAGGCAAAAGCAAAAATTGGCGCCAAAAAAACCCttgttaatatttaatttatctaaATGTTAAAACTCCATCCCAGGTGCAAAACATTTGTTTAGCCAAAATCTCCATTCTATTTGCATACACAAAATTATCTCGAAGCGCACtgataagaatttatttttttggtggaaGAGAGATGATCTTCATTCGAGTTTcgttcagaaaaaaattcaatgaaaccTCTTTATAAGTTCTCTCTCTAGATTCAGTCAGACTATTTTTAGAACAATGTACAAGGGTAAGCAAGGCTATATTAACCCCTCTGTAGAAGTccttaaaattaacactaacTGAGTCACAATTGTTTAGTCTCTTTGGTgcttatcaacaatttttaatcatcTTTGACATGATggcaataaaattttgaattctcaAACTTTTCAGATCATGGGGAATTTGTCATGTATCCGCTAGTGAAAGAGATCACTAAGGATATCAAGTAGATTTTGTAAATCTCATGAAGCATAGGGAGAAGTTTAGCACCTTAGGCTTtttccttctatttttaaatagaactgatcACAAACGAATTTTGAATCCAAATTAGGTTGCTCAATTCCATttcaaaataggagaaaaaaccaatttcaaagctatCCCAATTcgaaagtgccccacttcccactGTGGTTTTAAAATAATCCAAATCATGACTAAGACGCTTATTAcctcaaaaataatttctcatGATTTACTATTTACCAATTTACAACTGATTTGAATCGGTTTATTCCTCAAAAGATCCCTCAAAAGATTAGcgaaaataacttaaaagtaataaaattcaatttcgaacaaaaattactcctTAGTTCTTAGTATttagttcataaccgattcattaccggctTATATGCTGGACACACGTACGACTTAacctgagagacggcttaacgtaattataatcaagatAATGATTACACTACATTCCCATTAGTTTGTGACTATGCCATATCTCGTCTTAAGCCGTAAAGCGGTCtccagactagaggtttaggcCATTTCCTGgtagtctcaaaatcctaattaacaagcaattttactaTAGTTTCTATAGAACCTTATGGATCTTTTGCcaataatatccaattctaagtcaaaatttttcaaaaaatcttgactgataagaatttagaaaagttaagcgagttaagccatatagctaagccttagatttgaagcccgtataagtctgtCTAGGTCATCATAGCCAATTGGACTCTGTTTAAAtgtatcagaaattccaagattttTTCAACGAACCAAATCATTCGGTTACAAAAAACGCTCTATAAAacgtttttaatttattgttctTGAAAAAAACGTCATAATGAGTATTAATCCTTGAACAATGATAATATGTGTTCTAAATTAATGGTTTTTTACATTTTGCTTTCCCTGCATATTATCATAATTcattccctatccctcaaaaataggtcaaaaatgaggtttgtccaattttgcaaaaaattggcccaagctctttcaatgatttttggatatatcttagagctagtcctggcgaacatttcgtccaaacatatctatgaccggaaaattcgccattttgaattattgaaggtcaaaggtcaaccactttggagggcccatttttcaaccgattttgttaaatttggattttttggaaagatattgaaattttgaacccgactgcatcggtcataatcggtaatgaaccggttaagtaccgttttttgaataattttacatcccatattaacattcccgaaaaacaaagtttttccaattttgcaaaaaatttgcCCAagcttttcaatgattttcgggtatgttttagagctagttcaggtgaacatttcgcccaaacatacctatgaccggaaaattcgccattttgaattattgaaggtcaaaggtcaacttctttggagggcccattcgttaaccgattatataaccgatttggttaaatttgggttttttggaaagatattgtaatttcgaacccgtctgcatcggtcttcatcggtaataaaccggttaataaccgattttagaataattttacatcccctttttagtaatattccctaagaaaaatgtttttcgatttttctcaaaattggcccaagctttttcaatgattttcggatatgttttagagctagtccagttGAAGATTTCacccaaacatacttatgaccggaaaattcgccattttgaattattgatggtcaaaggtcaactactttggaaggcttatttttctttttgcttaaaatttgatttttttagaaaagtattgcaaattagaatccgactgcatcggttttcatcggtaatgaatcggttaagtagcgattttttgattttcaaatgcttttgtgattgatttatgaatcaatttaatttaatttaattaagataataaacactgaaacagccttcggggcagttgtagccactctttCGTGGTGGGAtgaaactatcaatgattttttactaatatatggataattgttagatgaaaaagtactaattgatattccaagcaatatttcCATTCGGatgagcaacttgagaaatagattttttcaggatgtttgcatcaattttgccgcaattacaaaaatgtcataaaaaagcctgctaaagcctttttcattaaacttaagtgacatatttagcatcagtgggcttcagtgtatcaagcgaaATAATATTTGGTGTctccaatttgaaatttcgtttggaaaactggtggcaattagtacgccaaaagtggctatatctacccagaccggggcaagtgtagccaatgtgtcatacttttttcattatcctctctagaaaaactcaaggattttagagctttggactacactgtttcatacaaccaatatcctaatgctacttatgaaacataaaaacattagacaaaccttagcattttttcacaaatcacgcgcgaaaaaaagcttcatttgctggataATTCTACCTCTGTCTCCCCTAACAAATATTGCATTTACTTACACGATTTAAACCCATatgctaacagaaaatattttattttttgattgtgACGACTGCAAAgtaaatgttttttctttttcaaaaaaaagtctgAAGtctctgaattcttaaaagttttaaataaaaatttcagaaaatatagtttaaatgtcgTACTTTTATGTATGCTTAAGagcttaaataaaataatattttaacaatATATGCTATTTTTTTAGTCTCTGTGAgacacgtaaccccttaagaataaaaatgatttttgcaaATGTGACAAACATAATTCAGgataaatctgttttttttttcaattttttaaaattagtgtaattaaaatttgaggaaaaatagtCAAATGTTCTGATAGAGCTTTTAATATTTTGCCAAAAGGTCATTAAGTGAATATTTGAGAAAACCATGcaaggaaaaatcaaaaaatcgcgCGATCCtaagatttttgtaaaaaaccaaaaaaaacgtAAGATTTTGCTATATTTGTATGCGATCTAGGTCTAACCGGTCTTGTAAATATTAGAATCAAATCATAAGATTTTTCCATAAAGATCCCAGAATCGCAGTTTGAGTGAACCGTACATTTAATTACGTCTCGAAttgggaaatttaaaaaatcgactGGCTCTATCTGGAAATCtgttacaatttaatttaaggATCTGGAATGGTcttctgtatttttttaaagcttacaaaaaaaagaaaagtttctaTATATTAGGTAATTAGGGGAAAACGTGCTTCCTCCGGATGACTGAAGCTTCGGacgactaattttttttctatattttttaatggatttgacctagggggaagtggggctatattgagctgtggggttacattgatattcgattttttctcatatttctaaaggaaactccgccttaacgtaatataatttagataggcaaaacaattgtgaatctaaataaaataattgtaaagaccacctgcctttagaaatatgcgaaaaaattgtatatcaatttagccccacagctcaatatagccccacttccccctatggctcttttcaggaaatttgaagcactgcactattaaaatataattattataatggGTGAAACCACGAATTACTgtattcctggatagtaggtagacatttttgtttcccatagtagtgcaaacaaagtgGATAAAAGTACGAATAAAGACGTTGTACCCTTGCTTCTTGATATTCTCGCGATTGAAAATCACTTAAATCCTACATTTTCATTCCtcatggctctggcacaccttttagatcaggaaaatctcatgaaatcaaaattcaaaaccctttctttctcaaatgttttgcatatatgactatctcattctttcgcataccaaattcgattgagctaaattgaatttggagtgatgtttaaaagaagaagaagagtgcgagagaatgaaatagacatattcaaaaaatgTGAGAAtaaaagggatccgaatttcgacttcatgaaattttcctgatctaaaaggtgtgccggagccatcaGCATCAAATTGCATCATTCCTGGGGTGCACTTTTATTtggtttgtttgcactactatgagacacgaaaatctctacctaaggtaaaatgccctcgagtcgaccggttcctcgactcgaccggtggtcaatatttgaatgtttgatggtcaatttctataaaattgtcactgattcgtatttatttatggaataattgacctattaatgttagatcatacgccaaatattagtgcaaatataaataaattgaataaataactctatcggtcgaattgaggaaccggtcgacttgagggcactttaccttactatccaggaatatagtaatccaTGGTGAAACTCATTAaatacatattgaaaaaaatgaattgttcgaagcttgagttgtctgAAGATAGCGCGCATTCCCCTATAGGAGGAGATCCGACTATATTGAAAACGTTATTTTtccgcatatttttaaaggaagctGGGCTCTAAATATAACGTAATTTAGACATGTGAAACAATTgcgattttaaattaaattataacctATGGGTTtagtttctttagaaatatgtgaaaaataaaaattctaatgcAGGTCTAGTTCAGTGCAGTTCACCTCCCATAAAAAACCCAGTGTTATGAAAGGGTTATTCAATTtcaagctattttttttataaattctggGTATAAAAAGAGATTAAGAAAATTAGCATTAAACAGAACAATTGctaaatgattttttcaagTACTAATAAACTCATGAGAAATACTTAACGTTTCCGTTTCTGAATTTTACTAGACTTGCCTTAGTTTTCAGTTATAAGCGATTTTTATAGTGATAGCATTTAATCtaaatatactatttttttatatgcCACGAAATTTTCCACTGTCTGCAATCTTATGTACGATTGTAGAACAAATAAGAGACTAGAGAGCTCACGTCACGGTCATCTCTACAATTTTTCATGCAAATtttaggctgatcctcaagatCTTGCTTAACAGCCTCAATCTATTGCTGATGCAAATTCATCTGCTAGCAAGTTTGACAAAACCCAGCTtctctaaatttattaattttctaaatcatTTTAACTTTCAAAATGCTCTTTTCTCGTTGAGATTTTCCTACTCATCTGTGTTGATTCCCCACCAACTGATAATTCCCTCAAATATTTGTCTTTCGCCACCAAACCGCCTATTGATAATTCTTA
Proteins encoded in this window:
- the LOC129804245 gene encoding uncharacterized protein LOC129804245, producing MGEEIATNTDTKSIDTKFDKFCNRHGINSNLIMLKITLFVMYGATSSLLPYLTIHMQSIGLTVEEIAIIYLALPFTTFLSPPITGFLVDKFGKYKPVVVMSLLLNAIFHHSLMLIPQQEIPGVMPSAYVMRHPQTGNIEVWWSPCPSRECPEEEEIDIVVDQCLDHCVLLEQNPRIEILPRPTNSPLRVDDGDPVDDLNFHLSKKKANGASTQKSSTVLSTEDITTPQYTTPLSSTENINDTLVELEEDWSTRDSSAFFLLDMHPDLGDPIEQLGMEVEQDDNDTITGFKQRFGEKLLWDSGVNVTALEEEDLRCGGLVIDSNMSSTYNLRLSELAADCMVQKCSFRHGGPDICPPDYKESDDKIFWIYFLLRFLATTMLSAGVTIMDPIALTMIEKYGGDFGRERLFSSIGMAIFSPITGVLIDYTSRGLGYTDYSAAFYTYDLLLIISTVTVLLMPLGEKLPADNVFRDLWNLLKLPHVMIFIIFLFMLGNYWGFIESFLFLYLKELGAPNYLLGITITVGTVSSIPFLYGAEKITKCVGHVNLIIVAFFSHACRLVGYSFIENAWWCFPFEAMEALSCHLMWVAAATYCAIISPKNLLATLIGVLGMAHFSLGRGSGSFFGGLLIGHVGTRDAFRYMGLCAVVGGIIYGLLHLIWLRKFDQEAQFKENLKCEENGENEKLTEPKTKDQGTTMSQERLSLMIKFNQIGSLTSLPRGSKVDLPDSLSHRRSSYNIEFVKTTKSGGSASKVDLLKSALEINHRSSNTSVPSRKNNTSNQSLNRKRADSAPKLNPNNSKSTPNNSGIIEPEAIPEESDSQRRNVYAPGDTSIAEESLSEVIVPNSNVCCTCNRKT